One window from the genome of Plasmodium relictum strain SGS1 genome assembly, chromosome: 12 encodes:
- the FACT-S gene encoding FACT complex subunit SSRP1, putative, which produces MGDNIGTSSNNNSVISIGNIRGFGGSDYGSFRMSNEFLGWKNKKTNNVYQYKFSDISEGEWIKTSYNNNRLHLKLIDLKDNLIVYFDGFPDRNINEITQHFQKYFNIRLSNRKIATKGWNWGEFKFENSNLLFDIDKKYAFNIPTNNINQLNVQLKTDIAMELKNEENQANEDLLSEIRFYYPHENDENQTFQNLKNDLLEKVNIDDSKSESIASLTNIPLLVPRGRYEIEMYIRTFKLHGKSYDFTIQYTNINKMILVPKSNSNQYVLIFSLNNKMKQGQTEYPFILIQLNNDDDMDININANEEVIKKYKLEKTISGKPYDVVTRLFTSLVKKSVIIPGDFRTAKNQYGITCSYRAASGQLYPLNKYFLFIIKPVILISFEDIVTLSFQRTGNINQHRFFSLIIKHKRGISYEYTNIDKSEYVPLLNFLKSKNLNIQDDGTGTENKQDFGDELSESDEEEYVEEEDEDEEDYVAEEEEEEEEEEEEEEGGDDDDENK; this is translated from the coding sequence GTCTAATGAATTTTTGGGATggaagaataaaaaaacaaataatgtTTATCAATACAAATTTAGTGATATTAGTGAAGGAGAATGGATAAAAACaagttataataataatagattACATTTAAAGTTAATAGACTTAAAAGATAATTTGATAGTATATTTTGATGGATTTCCTGatagaaatataaatgaaataacacaacattttcaaaaatattttaatataagaTTAAGTAATCGCAAAATAGCAACAAAGGGATGGAATTGGGGAGAATTTAAATTCGAAAACTCTAATTTGTTATTtgatatagataaaaaatatgcattTAATATTCCtactaataatataaatcagTTAAATGTTCAACTTAAAACAGATATAGCTATGGAGttgaaaaatgaagaaaatcaAGCGAATGAAGATCTTTTGTCAGAAATACGTTTTTATTATCCTCATGAGAATGATGAAAATCAAACCtttcaaaatttaaaaaatgatttattagAAAAGGTTAATATTGATGATTCAAAAAGTGAAAGCATTGCATCTTTAACAAATATACCTTTATTAGTCCCAAGAGGCAGATATGAAATAGAAATGTATATAAGAACTTTTAAATTGCATGGGAAGTCCTATGATTTTACAATTCAATAtactaatataaataaaatgatattAGTTCCTAAAAGTAATTCTAACCAATATGTATTAATTTTcagtttaaataataaaatgaaacaaGGGCAAACCGAATATCCCTTTATATTAATTCAATTGAATAATGATGATGATATGGACATCAATATAAATGCAAATGAAGAAGTTATcaagaaatataaattagaaaaaacaATTTCAGGAAAACCATATGATGTAGTCACAAGACTTTTTACTTCTTTAGTTAAAAAAAGTGTAATTATACCTGGAGATTTTAGAACGGCTAAAAATCAATATGGAATAACATGTAGTTATAGGGCAGCAAGTGGACAACTATACCcattaaataaatacttcctttttattatcaaaccagttattttaatttctttcgAAGATATTGTCACTTTAAGCTTTCAAAGAACAGGAAATATTAACCAACATcgttttttttctcttattaTAAAACACAAAAGAGGGATTAGTTATGAATATACTAATATTGATAAAAGTGAGTATGTACCATTActcaattttttaaaaagtaaaaatctGAATATTCAAGATGATGGAACTGGTACCGAAAATAAACAAGATTTTGGTGATGAATTATCAGAATCAGATGAAGAGGAATATGTTGAAGAggaagatgaagatgaagagGATTATGTTGCAGAAGaagaagaggaagaagaagaagaagaagaagaggaagaaggaggagatgatgatgatgaaaataaatga